In Microbulbifer elongatus, the DNA window GCGATGCTGCAACAACAGCGCGATGGCACGGCTCGCCAGAGCGCGCTCCTGTTCACACCGCGATCTTAGCGGGTCCAGCTCCAAATCACTGGTGCATTGCAGGCGCTTGAATGAGCCGCTGATCCCCCGGTGGCCGGTGGTCAGTAAAAACCACAGGCGCTCGCCCAGCAGGGCCAGCGCGATGGCGGACACCACCAGCAGCGGCCAGCCCATGGGGCCGAGCTGGGTAAACAATTCAGACCAGGTTTGATGCGCGAACATATTGCTCTCTGTTCTCCTTCAGCTTCTGTCGGCAAACCCTACAACGTAAATCGAATGGGCAATTGCACCCGGGACAATCGCGCGCGGCCGTTTTCCCGGTAGGGCAGAAACTGCCAGCCTTCCACCGCCTTCAGTGCCGCCTCATCCAAACTGTCGACGCCGGAAGACCGCAGCAGTCGGCGTACAACCTGTGTGCCGGTGTAATCCAGCAGTACTTCCACCACCACCGTGCCCTGCTGGCGGCGCTGCCGCGCCAGCTCCGGATAGACCGGTGCGCTGGGAGGACGGGCAAACGCCGGGCGCTCTACCAGTACCGGCTCTTCGCTCACGCTCTGCTGCATTGCCGGCGCACTGGATGGCTGAGCCATACCGGAATCGGTCTGCTCAACCGACGGGGGCGTGGGCGGCTCAACCAACTCTGATTTTTTCGTTTTTGATTTTTTCGTTTCTGACTGTTTCGCTACCGGACTTTTTTCAACCGGTTTCTGTTTACGCGGCTTCACCGCTGGTTTGGGGGGCTCCGGCGTTTCCGGCAGAGGTTGCTCGACGGTTTTCTCCGGCAGTGCCGCGGCCTTCTCCGGCGCTGCCGCGGACGCAAGTTTTACCTGCCCAAGCTTCAGCGCCATAACCCCGGAAGGCGGCGGCACTTCCCGCACCGGCGCCGCCCACAGCAACCACCCGTGCAGTGCCAATGACAGAACCACCATGGTGACCATGCGCCATGTCACGGTGATACCTCCCCATTCTTTTTCACCTGAGCGCTTCCCTGTTCACCTGCGCCAACGCTCTATTCGCAGTGATTTTTACACGGCATCTTTTGCGAGAGGCGCACCTGCCACCCCGCCCGTCACCGGTACGAGAGTCCCGTTTGCTCCCGCCGCGAGGAAGACTAACAATTTGCCCACCACACATCAAACGATAATTGTTTGCATTTACAATAAGGTTTACCAGGCCTATCATTCGGCGCAACCGTACCAACCGGCGACCGACGAATGGCCGGCAATACGGGTATGCCATTGGGAACCTAACTCGGGAATACACAAAGGGAGCACCGCCATGGGCCAGTACAGAAACCTGAAACTTCATCCACTCGCAGCCGCGCTACTCACGCTGGGCACCAGTGGTGTCCACGGGCAGGCGACGGATACGCAGGCAGACGATCAGCCGGTAATCCAGTTTGGCGAGGTGGTGGTTGCCGCCGACCGTAATCCGGCCGCCAGAGAAAGCGACGAGAGCATCGCGGTGGTCGGGCGCGCACAACTGGACGAGCAGCAGCCGGAGTCCATTGCCCAGGCACTGAAATACGAGCCCAATATCGAAGTCACCGGCGGCCCCCGCTACTCCAACCAGGCACCGAATATTCGCGGTCTGCAGGGCGTGCGCGTACTGCAGACCATTGATGGCGCCCGCCAGAATTTCAACTCCGGCCACCGCGGCACCTACCAGCTGGACCCGGAGCTGCTTAAACAGGTAGAAGTAAAAAAGGGCCCCGCCTCCAGTCTGTGGGGCTCCGGTGCCATCGGCGGGGTGGTGGCCCTGTCCACCAGGAGTGCCGTGGATCTGCTGAAAAACGGCGACAGCCTCGGCGGCTACCTGAAACAGGAGCTGGGTAGCAATGGTGACAGCACCGAAACCACCGCCGCCATTTACGGCCTGGCCGGCGATTTCGATTACCTGGTGAATGGCGCCGTTTCCGAGCATGACAATGTGGAAATCGGCGGTGGCGAGGAACTGGAAAACAGTGCCAGCGAAAACACCGCCCTGCTCGCCCGCGGCGGCTTTAAAATCAGCGACAACCAGCGCGTCGACCTGTCTTTCCGCCACAACAACCGCGAAGAAGGCGTACCGTCCAACCCCAACAGCAACGTCGGCACCAGCTCTCCGCTGGTAGAGCGCGACATTACCGATCAGAACGTCACGGCCAACTACTGGATTCAGGCACTGGAAGGCAAGCACACTTCCAAGCTGACGGTTTACCGCAACGACACCCGGTTCGATGAGTTCCGGCCCGCCCAGGGGGAAGCCGGTCAAAACGACGACACCGAAGTCACCACAACCGGTATCGCACTAACCAATGCAACAGAAGGCCTCGGCGCCCAGTGGGTCTACGGCCTCGACTGGTATCAGGACGACGTCACCACCGTGCGCGACGGCGACAGCCGCCCCGAAAACCTGAACGCCGATACCGACGTCCTCGGCCTCTACGCCCAGGCCGCATTTACCTTCGGCGATGTATTCACCCTGACCCCAGGCGTGCGCTACGACCGCTTCGAAGCCGAAAGCCAGCAGCTGGCAGACTCCGTGCGCAGCGACACCGCGCTCTCCCCGTCAATCGTCGCCGCCGTAAAAGCCACCGACTGGCTGAACCTGAGCGCCAGCTACGCCAAAGCGTTTCGCGCACCGGGAGTAGAAGAGATGTACACCCAGGGCACCCATTACGCCTACGGTGACTTCAGCTTTATGGGCCTGGGCTATCTCGCCAACACATTTATCCCCAATCCGGACCTGGCGTCTGAAGAAGCCGCCAACACCGAATTGCGAGCGGATTTCACGTTCAATCACCTGGCCAGTGAACACGATCAGTTCAATGCCAGCGCGGCGATTTTCCGCAATAAAGTGGATAACTTTATCGAACAGGTGGTAACCAATCCGCACCCCATCTTCGGCTTTCCCATGAACACCACCTACGTGAATGTGGATGAAGCGGAACTGGAAGGTTTTGAGCTGAACGCAAGCTATCGTTTACACGACCTGGAAGTGGGGGCGAGCTATGGTCAGACTGAGGGTAAGGATCTTACCGATGACAGCTATCTGAGCAGTATCCCCGCGGACAAGTTTGTACTGGACCTTGGTTACTACTTCCTGCAACGCGACCTCAAGGCGGGCCTGCGCACCTCGATGGTCTCTGCCCAGAATCAGCTGCCAGCAGAGGTGACCAATGAGTACAACAGCTACACCCTGGCAGATGCCTACGTCACCTGGGAACCCGCCGCTGGCAGCCTGAACGGTATCAAGCTCGGACTGGCTATGGACAACCTGACGGACGAAGAGTACCGCGTGGCGTTCCAGGAACTGTATATGCCCGGCCGCAACATTAAACTGTCTGCCAGCTATCGTTTCTGATCGAAAATACCCACAGCCTCAATGCGCCACAAACGAGCGGCATTCGGGGGTAATTATTTGGCAAACGATTGCCGCTAGGTTGTTTGACAAGTAATTACCGCCGGATGCCGCGATTCGCGGAGCCCAAAACTCCGAAGACCGCGGTCCACGGAGCGTGTCATAGCTCCGTAGCCCGCCGAGCCAGTGGTGGCCATTGCGCAAACAACCTCATCGGCAATCGTTTGCGCAATGGCCACCACTGACTCGGCTATTTATGAGGTAGCGGATTAATAGGGATTATTTATTTGGTATTGCTTATGCAAAAACAGGGGCAACAAAAAGTGATACAAGACAAAGTACAGGAACTACTTGCCAGTGAATCTGGCTTTACCCTGGAACAGATGGCGAAACAGCTCGACACCAGTGTCCGCGAGATTATCGCCAACCTGCCGGGTGAGATGGCCTCACTCGCCGGCAGCGACGCCGTCTGGCAACTGATCGAAGAGCTGCCCACCTGGGGCAAAGTGACCGCCATTGTCCAGAACGAAGGCTCCGTATTCGAATTTAAAGGCGAATTTCCCAAAGGCAGCATTGCCCACGGTTACTACAATTTTATGCACCATAAAAACCCCTTCCACGGCCACCTGCTGGTGGAAGGGCTGGTGGAAGTCGCCTTTGTGAGCAAACCCCACCGCGGGTCCGAAAGCCACGCCATGGTCTTTCTCGCCCCCAGCGGGAACTGTGTCTTCAAAGTATTTTTAGGTCGGGATGCCGAGCGCAAATTGATTCCGCAACAGGTCGAGCGCTTCAAACAATTTCAACAGCAGCTGGCGGGCGCCAGCGCTGAACATTCTACAGGGGAGATTCGGAAATGACCGATCAGAATGCACAACAGGCTGCGCCAAAAACCAACGAAGGCGCCGATCTGGTAGCCGAGGTGCGGGACTTTATTGCTACCCGCAAACTACTGAACCTCGCCAGCCTCACCGCAGACGGGCAACCTCACGCAAGCACCGCCCCTTTCCTGGCTGCCGATGGCAACTTCTACCTGTACATCTCGGAACTGTCCGAGCATTGCGCCAATCTCATGGCCCACAACAAGGCATCGGTAATATTCAATGCCGACGAGGCCGACACAAAACAGGCTTTCGCCCGCCTGCGCGTCACGTTCAACGTGGTTGCGAATACGATCGGCCGCGGCGAGGACCAGTGGCAACAGCGTATCGGGCAGTTGCGTGAAAAGTTTGGTCCGGTCATGGACCACCTCAAGGACCTTGAAGACTTCCACCTGTTTGAGCTGCAGCCCAGCGCCGGGCGCTACGTGAAGGGGTTCGGCCAGGCCTATGCATTGGAGGGGCTGGAAAAGCAGGTGGCCTTGCATCTGACGGACGGCCACAGAGAGAAGAACGACGCAGCCTGAACGCCGCTCAGCCACGCTTGAAATAGCGCAACAAAACTGCAACGCTACTGCAATCGTGGTTTGTTACTTTTTAGTAACAAGTAACTAAAGAGTAATAAATATGACTTCTCGAAAAGGCTTTCTGCTTCCGCTGATGTTCCTTGCGGGCTGTGCGGCCAACCAGGCCCCTCAGACGCTGACCGCCACCGGTCTGCTGACCGAGGAAAATGGCAAGTTCTATCTGATGGGCGCTGAAGCGCGCTATCACCTGAATGCGGTCCCCCAGCTGGATTATGAAAAGTATCTGGGCCGGGAACTGATCGTTGAGGGCGAGATTCCCCGTTACTGCCATCAGGCCTGGGAAGACTCCCTGGTGAAGGTGCACGGCGGTGCGGAGATGGTGGATCTGAACAAAGTCGACTGGTCCGATTGCCTGGAGGCCGACAAGGTCAGCCTGGTCACCGCCGACGGCTCGCACCTGGTGTACGACTGGGAAGAAATCGAGCTGGAAGATTACTACTTCTGAGCGCGAGCAGTGGCCATTCGGCCAACGTGCCCCGCTGCACCCCGGCGCGCCCCGGGGTACAGCGGGATGCACGCTACTCAGCCCTCGTAGCTGCAGTGCGTCCCGGCTATTTCACTGAGCGCGATCAGATCGCTGATCGAGACCGAGCGCCCCTGCACACGGATCAGTTGCTGCTTTTGAAAGCGGCTGATCAGGCGGCTGACCGTTTCCGCGGTGAGCCCGAGGTAATTGGCAATATCCATGCGCGACATGGAAAGTACAAACTCGCTGGCAGAGTAACCACGGCGGGAATAGCGGCTGGAAATATTGATCAGTAACGCTGCCAGACGACTCTCCGCAGAGCGCTTGCCCAACAGCAGCAGGGCTTCATTTTCCTGCTTCAGCTCCTCGGAAAAGATACTGTAGATCTGCTTCTGCAGAGCCGGCACCTGCTGCGCCAGGCCTTCGAGCTGAGTGAACGGCAGCACACAAACACTACTTTCCTCCAGCGCCTCAGCATACCCCGGATGAATACTGCCGCTGTAGGCATCAAGCCCCAGCAATTCGCCCGGCAGTGCAAAATGCGTCACCTGTACATCACCTCCAGCGCCGATGACCGCGGACTTGAAGCTGCCGGAGCGGATCGCGTACAGATTGGTAAACGGATCGCCCGCGCGAAACAGGGTCTCCCCGGCTTTGATGATTTTCTTCTTGCGCGTGACCTGCTCCAGGCGCGCAATATCCTCGTCACTCAGGCCCATTGGCAGGCACAAGCGGCGGACGGAGCAGTTGCCACAACTGACGGCTGAAGAAGTCTCTTTCATGTGGATGGCGGCGTCTTTCGGTTCACAGAGTCCCTGAATTGTATCTCCGGCACGACCTTAAAGCACCCGCGAGTAACCGGTGGTCTGATCAGCCTGGTGCAGGTAGGTATCAAATGCGGCAGCGGCATTGCGCAGAAACCAGCGGCCACGCTCGGTGACGTACAGGTCACGATCGTTCAGTACCAGCAGGCCGTCGGCAAACATCGGCTGCAACCGTGCCAGCTCCGCGGCAAACGCGCTCTCCAGGCGCTGTCCGGCTCTGGCCTCAATATCCGATCTGGCCACACGCAGGTGGCACATCAATTCCATGATCAACCACTGGCGCAGGCGGTCGTCGTCACTGAGCTGCCAGCCGCGAAAAATCGCCTCACCGCGCTCGTGGATAGCCGCGGCATAGGCTTTATTGCTGTGGTGGTTCTGCCAATAGCCATCGCGACTGTAGCTGATGGCAGACGCGCCGAGCCCCACCAGGGCATCTGCCGGCATCAGGGTATACCCCTGAAAGTTCCGCGCCAGCCGCCCCTCTCCTGCGGCCCTGGCCAGGGCGTCATCGGGGCGCGCGAAGTGGTCCATCCCCAGGAATAGGTAACCGGCGTCAGTCAGCCGGCGGCTGGCGGCGAGCTGCATGGCGATTTTTTGCGACGGTGACGGCATCAAATCCGAGTTGATCAGGCGCTGTGCCCTGAATCGCTCCGGCAGGTGCGCGTAGTGATACAACGCAATGCGATCCGGTGCCAGATCCAACACCGTATCCAGTGTTTTTTCCAGGCTGGGCACATCCTGCCCGGGCAAACCGTAAATCAGATCGTAGGAAACGGAACGGAAGCCGCGCTTGCGCGCGTCTTCGGTGAGAGTTCCGACCTGCTCGGGACTGCAGATCCGGTTTATCGCGCGCTGCACACCCGGATTGAAATCCTGTATGCCAAGACTGAGGCGATTGAAGCCGAGTGCTCTCAGAGTGTCCAGGGTCTCGCGATCCAGTACGCGCGGATCCGCCTCAATACTGTATTCCACCGGATCGCCGCCGGGTAAATCAAACACGTCCCCCAGTCCCACCATCAAACGATGCAAATCGCCATCGTTAAGAAACGTCGGCGTGCCGCCTCCCAGGTGCAACTGTACAACCGGTGCACGGGCCACCCGCTCCCGGTACCACTCGGCCTCCCGCAGCACATGGTCGAGATAACTCGATGCAAGACCGTACTGATTGGTAATGATCTTGTTGCATGCGCAGAAGTAACAAAGAGACCGACAGAACGGGATATGCACGTACAGAGATAACGTCTTCACACTACGGAGCGCATCCCAGGGCTGGGTGCCGGGGTCACTGGCGCGCAGCTCGCGAAACCGATCCGCCGTCGGGTAAGAGGTATAGCGCGGGCAGGGTCCGGAATACCGTGCGAGCAATTCTGTTGTCAGTGGCGGAGCATGCCTGTCGATCAGTCCGACAGGCACCCCCGGGGCGGGGGCTGGGAACGCGACTGCGTCGGCCATCAGGGAATACCTCTGATCCGTTTTTCTGTGGAGATTGGATCAGCGTACGTTACCCAGCAAAAGTCCCCGGCCCTTGATCCAAATCAATTGCCCGGAGATTCACCCGGTGTCGGGCGGTCAGTCGCCCACCGGACGGCGGAACAGATTCTGAATAGAGGAAAAATCCAGTGCGCGATTGATCGGGTCACCGCCGTGAAGCTGGTAAAGATTTTTCGCCAGAGCCCCCAGTGGTGTCGAGGAAGCACTGCCCGCGGCGGTATCCATGGCCAGGCCGAGATCCTTCAGCATCAACGCCACAGAAAAGCCGCCCTGATAACCGCGGGAAGCGGGAACACCGTCCATCACCCCGGGATAGGGGTTGTACTTTTCCAGCGACCAGTTGCCACCGGAACTGGCGCCCATGATTTCCGACAGCACCGCGGGATCCATGCCATTGTCCACCCCCAGCTGCAGGGCTTCGGCCGTGCCGATCATTTGAATCGCGAGCAGCATGTTGTTACAGATTTTCGCCACCTGCCCACTGCCCGCTGGTCCGGCGTGAAAGATATTCGCACCCATGGCGTCCAGAACCGGCCGCGCCCGTGCCACGGCCGCGGCCTCACCACCGCACATAAAAGAAAGTGTGCCTGCCGCAGCCGCTGCGGTACCGCCGGATACCGGCGCATCCAGCGCGTCGATACCGCGTTCGCCAGCGGCGGCGATCACCTGCCGGGCATCATTGGCGGCAATGGTGGAGCAGTCGATCAGCAGGGTGTTGGCGTCCATCGCCTGCAATAGGCCGTGTACACCCAGATATAAAGTGCGCACCGCCTCGCCGCTCGGCAGCATGGATACCACCGCATCGGCACCCGCAATGGCGGCGTGCGCACTGTCGGCTTTCGCACAACCGTTTTCTACCGCGCTTTCCAGCATCGGGGCTGACAGGTCAAAGGCGGTTACGGTAAAACCTTGTTTTACTAGGTTCGCCGCCATGGGCCCGCCCATATTGCCGAGGCCGATAAAGGCGATGTGTTTGATCGGGTTCATTGGCACTACTCCGTGTAATTATTGTTTTTCTGTTTTTATTGGTGGATGCGCTGCGCATCCACCGATTTACTCGAGGTCTGCCAGAGGGTTTTCTCCATCCCACGGCTCGAAAAAACAGGCCTCGACTTGCTCCGCCGTGACCTCTTCAGTCTGCGCCGGCTGCCACTGTGGGTTGCGATCCTTGTCGATCAACAGCGCGCGCACGCCCTCTTTTACCTGGCCATTGCCACACATATTGACCGCCAGCGCCAGTTCCATCTGCAGCACCTGCGCCAACGACATATGCCGTGCCCGGCGCAGTTGTTCCCACACGACCCACGCGGTAAGCGGGCAGCCTGCCTTCAGGGTTTTGGCGGCACGCTGCAGCCAGGGATCTTCCCCGCTGTAGTCGATGATATCCCGGTACACCTCCGGCAGGGTCGGCGCGTCGGTGAGCTGCTGGATGACATCGTAGTGTTCGCGCAGATTCGGCGCCGGGTGATCTGTCGCGTCCAGTTCCAGGGACTGCACCGCGCGGCTGACCCGGGCGTGGTCCTGTTGATCCCTCCCGGTAAAATCAAGCGCCGCCAGTCTGTCGATCAATGCCTGTTTTGCATCACTGGGCAACAGGCGGTCCGCCATACCGCAATACAGCGCATCGGTACCGTTGAACTGGGCACCGGTGAGGCCGAGAAACAGACCGGTGCGGCCCGGCATCCGGTTCAGAAACCAGCTGCCGCCCACATCCGGGAACAGACCAATGGTGATTTCTGGCATCGCCATACGGGTGGTCTCGGTGACAACGCGGTGGCTGGCACCACTCATAACGCCGATGCCTCCACCCATCACAATCCCACTACCCCACACTACGATCGGTTTGGCGTAGGTATGAATGCGGTAGTCGAGCCGGTACTCGCGGGTAAAGAAGTCCTGCACAAACCGGCTCGCACCCTGCTCATCGTAGCTGCCGGACTCCCGGTGCAACGCCACCACATCGCCACCGGCACACAGGGCTTTCTCCCCTGCACCGTCGATCCAGACACAGCCAACACTGTCGTCCTGCTCCCAGGCATCGAGCTGGGCGGCCAGAATATCGATCATGTCGAGATTCAGGGCATTGAGTGCTTTGGGCAGATTCAGCGTCAATTTGCCAAGCGCGCCCTGGCGCTCGACGATTACGGGTGATTCCTGGGTCATACTGATTCCGGTTGTATTGTTTTAGCTGTCTTGTTTGGGACAAAGTTAAACATAGATGCGGGGTCTGTGGCATTACTCCAGATTCCTACCGTATCTGCTCGTCGCGTGGTACGCACGATCGCTCTACCTGTGGCGGCGAAGCACCGGGTAAAGGTTTTCAAAACCGCTGTGCACACATCCCTGTACGCTGCGTCGGCGACGTCCCTGTCGCCGACGCTTTTGAAAACCTTTCCCCGCCACTCCGCCTTAGCACTAAGGTCCTGGACGTCGTAGCCGGCAACGCGGAATCAATTAGAATCTACAGAATCCGCAGGGAAGGCGCTGATACCGGGAAACCCCATGCGAGACCTTCTAAAACAGAGACGTTTTAGAAGTGCCCCCATGGATGGGTTGAGCGGGGGCGCCTAGCTCGTGTCTCGCATGGGGTTTACCGGTAGCAGCGGCGCCACCAAACCTGACCGAAAACCACCGCAGGACTATCCGCCCACCACCAGGTTGAACTTTCCCACCAACCTGATAACTTGCGCGCAAATTCTGACCGACTGGATTAGAGCTCTAATGGCTGAATACGTATACACAATGAACCGCGTGGGCAAGGTTGTTCCGCCCAAGCGTGAGATTCTGAAAGATATTTCTCTGTCCTTCTTCCCTGGCGCCAAAATCGGCGTACTGGGCCTGAACGGCGCCGGTAAATCCACCCTGCTGCGCATTATGGCGGGTGTCGATCAGGACTATAACGGTGAAGCCCGCGCCATGCCCGGCATCAACGTCGGCTACCTGCCCCAGGAACCGCAGCTGGATCCGTCCAAGAACGTACGCGGTAACGTCGAAGACGGCATGCGCGAAGCCATCGACGCGCTGGCCGGCCTGGAACAGGTCTACGCCGACTACGCCGAGCCCGATGCCGACTTCGACGCCCTGGCCAAGAAACAGCAGCAATATGAAGACGTGATCCAGGCCTGGGATGCCCACAACCTGGAACACCGCCTGGAAGTGGCCGCGGACGCCCTGCGCCTGCCGCCCTGGGATGCGGATGTGAACAACCTGTCCGGGGGTGAGAAGCGCCGTGTGGCCCTGTGCCGCCTGCTGCTGTCCCGCCCCGACATGCTGCTGCTGGACGAGCCCACCAACCACCTGGATGCCGAATCCGTCTATTGGCTGGAGCGCTTCCTGCACGACTTCGAAGGCACCGTGGTGGCCATTACCCATGACCGCTACTTCCTCGACAATGTCGCCGGCTGGATTCTGGAACTGGACCGCGGCCACGGTATTCCCTGGGAAGGCAACTACACCACCTGGCTGGAACAGAAAGAGAAACGCCTGGAGCAGGAGCAGAAAGGCGAGCAGGCCCGCGCCAAGGCCATGCAGAAAGAACTGGAATGGGCCCGCCAGAATCCGAAAGGCCGCCAGTCCAAGAACAAGGCCCGTCTGTCGCGCCTGGAAGAAATGCAGTCCCAGGAATTCCAGGCCCGCAACGAGACCAACGAAATCTACATTCCGCCGGGCGAGCGCCTCGGTGACAATGTGATCGAGCTGGTCAACGTGAGTAAATCCTTTGGCGACCGCGTACTGATCGACAACCTGTCGTTCCGTGTGCCCAAGGGCGCCATCGTCGGTATTGTTGGCGGTAACGGTGCCGGTAAATCCACCCTGTTCCGCATGATCAACGGCACCGAAAAGCCGGATTCCGGCGAGATCAAGATCGGTGAAACCGTACAGATTGCCAGCGTCGATCAGAGCCGCGAGAACCTGGACGATAACAAGACCGTGTGGGAAGCCGTGTCCGACGGCCACGACATGCTCAAGATCAACAACTACGAAGTGGGTTCGCGCAACTATATCGGCCGTTTCAACTTCAAGGGTTCCGATCAGCAGAAGCGTGTGGGCGAACTGTCCGGTGGTGAGCGCGGCCGCCTGCACCTGGCCTACACCCTGAAGCAGGGCGCCAACGTCCTGCTGCTGGACGAACCGTCCAACGACCTGGACATCGAAACCCTGCGCGCCCTGGAAGAAGCCCTGCTGAGCTTCCCCGGCTGCGCCATGGTGATCTCGCACGACCGCTGGTTCCTGGACCGTGTGGCCACCCACATTCTGGCCTACGAAGGCGACAGCAATGTGGTGTTCTTTGAGGGCAACTACACCGAGTACCACGAGGACTTCGTGGCCCGCAATGGTGAGAATGCCACACCGCATCGGATGCAGTACAAGAAACTGAAGACCTGAGACATTGCCAGGTAACAGAAAATAAGCCCGCACCCGCGGGCTTTTTTATTGGCGCGTAACCAGATTGCAATATTGCCGGTATTCACTGAATTGAGTAATGTGGTGAAAAAATAATCTCGATCGATACCGGCCTATGAATGACTCCACAGGTGTCCAACTTTCCTCCGGGCGCAGACTGCTCCCCCTCGCGCTGGTTACCGCCACCCTGATCGGTATCAGTGAGTGGGCGGTGGATACCTGGGTTCCACAGAGTAGTGCGCCACTTGGCCTGACTATCCGAATCGCTTTCGTCACTCTTCTTCTGGTCACCCTGTGGCATTACCTGCTGCGCCGGCAGCGCAAGCTCAACCGGCAACTGACCCAGTTGCTGCAGTACCAGGAAAAACTCAATGCACGCTACCAGCGGGAACTGCTGGAGCGGGAAGCCACCGAGGTGGCACTCTCCGATCAGCTGCACTTTCTGC includes these proteins:
- the fnr gene encoding fumarate/nitrate reduction transcriptional regulator Fnr — protein: MKETSSAVSCGNCSVRRLCLPMGLSDEDIARLEQVTRKKKIIKAGETLFRAGDPFTNLYAIRSGSFKSAVIGAGGDVQVTHFALPGELLGLDAYSGSIHPGYAEALEESSVCVLPFTQLEGLAQQVPALQKQIYSIFSEELKQENEALLLLGKRSAESRLAALLINISSRYSRRGYSASEFVLSMSRMDIANYLGLTAETVSRLISRFQKQQLIRVQGRSVSISDLIALSEIAGTHCSYEG
- a CDS encoding enoyl-CoA hydratase/isomerase family protein; translated protein: MTQESPVIVERQGALGKLTLNLPKALNALNLDMIDILAAQLDAWEQDDSVGCVWIDGAGEKALCAGGDVVALHRESGSYDEQGASRFVQDFFTREYRLDYRIHTYAKPIVVWGSGIVMGGGIGVMSGASHRVVTETTRMAMPEITIGLFPDVGGSWFLNRMPGRTGLFLGLTGAQFNGTDALYCGMADRLLPSDAKQALIDRLAALDFTGRDQQDHARVSRAVQSLELDATDHPAPNLREHYDVIQQLTDAPTLPEVYRDIIDYSGEDPWLQRAAKTLKAGCPLTAWVVWEQLRRARHMSLAQVLQMELALAVNMCGNGQVKEGVRALLIDKDRNPQWQPAQTEEVTAEQVEACFFEPWDGENPLADLE
- the hemN gene encoding oxygen-independent coproporphyrinogen III oxidase, with the translated sequence MADAVAFPAPAPGVPVGLIDRHAPPLTTELLARYSGPCPRYTSYPTADRFRELRASDPGTQPWDALRSVKTLSLYVHIPFCRSLCYFCACNKIITNQYGLASSYLDHVLREAEWYRERVARAPVVQLHLGGGTPTFLNDGDLHRLMVGLGDVFDLPGGDPVEYSIEADPRVLDRETLDTLRALGFNRLSLGIQDFNPGVQRAINRICSPEQVGTLTEDARKRGFRSVSYDLIYGLPGQDVPSLEKTLDTVLDLAPDRIALYHYAHLPERFRAQRLINSDLMPSPSQKIAMQLAASRRLTDAGYLFLGMDHFARPDDALARAAGEGRLARNFQGYTLMPADALVGLGASAISYSRDGYWQNHHSNKAYAAAIHERGEAIFRGWQLSDDDRLRQWLIMELMCHLRVARSDIEARAGQRLESAFAAELARLQPMFADGLLVLNDRDLYVTERGRWFLRNAAAAFDTYLHQADQTTGYSRVL
- a CDS encoding HugZ family pyridoxamine 5'-phosphate oxidase, which codes for MTDQNAQQAAPKTNEGADLVAEVRDFIATRKLLNLASLTADGQPHASTAPFLAADGNFYLYISELSEHCANLMAHNKASVIFNADEADTKQAFARLRVTFNVVANTIGRGEDQWQQRIGQLREKFGPVMDHLKDLEDFHLFELQPSAGRYVKGFGQAYALEGLEKQVALHLTDGHREKNDAA
- a CDS encoding TonB-dependent hemoglobin/transferrin/lactoferrin family receptor, translating into MGQYRNLKLHPLAAALLTLGTSGVHGQATDTQADDQPVIQFGEVVVAADRNPAARESDESIAVVGRAQLDEQQPESIAQALKYEPNIEVTGGPRYSNQAPNIRGLQGVRVLQTIDGARQNFNSGHRGTYQLDPELLKQVEVKKGPASSLWGSGAIGGVVALSTRSAVDLLKNGDSLGGYLKQELGSNGDSTETTAAIYGLAGDFDYLVNGAVSEHDNVEIGGGEELENSASENTALLARGGFKISDNQRVDLSFRHNNREEGVPSNPNSNVGTSSPLVERDITDQNVTANYWIQALEGKHTSKLTVYRNDTRFDEFRPAQGEAGQNDDTEVTTTGIALTNATEGLGAQWVYGLDWYQDDVTTVRDGDSRPENLNADTDVLGLYAQAAFTFGDVFTLTPGVRYDRFEAESQQLADSVRSDTALSPSIVAAVKATDWLNLSASYAKAFRAPGVEEMYTQGTHYAYGDFSFMGLGYLANTFIPNPDLASEEAANTELRADFTFNHLASEHDQFNASAAIFRNKVDNFIEQVVTNPHPIFGFPMNTTYVNVDEAELEGFELNASYRLHDLEVGASYGQTEGKDLTDDSYLSSIPADKFVLDLGYYFLQRDLKAGLRTSMVSAQNQLPAEVTNEYNSYTLADAYVTWEPAAGSLNGIKLGLAMDNLTDEEYRVAFQELYMPGRNIKLSASYRF
- a CDS encoding energy transducer TonB, coding for MTWRMVTMVVLSLALHGWLLWAAPVREVPPPSGVMALKLGQVKLASAAAPEKAAALPEKTVEQPLPETPEPPKPAVKPRKQKPVEKSPVAKQSETKKSKTKKSELVEPPTPPSVEQTDSGMAQPSSAPAMQQSVSEEPVLVERPAFARPPSAPVYPELARQRRQQGTVVVEVLLDYTGTQVVRRLLRSSGVDSLDEAALKAVEGWQFLPYRENGRARLSRVQLPIRFTL
- the hutX gene encoding heme utilization cystosolic carrier protein HutX, which encodes MIQDKVQELLASESGFTLEQMAKQLDTSVREIIANLPGEMASLAGSDAVWQLIEELPTWGKVTAIVQNEGSVFEFKGEFPKGSIAHGYYNFMHHKNPFHGHLLVEGLVEVAFVSKPHRGSESHAMVFLAPSGNCVFKVFLGRDAERKLIPQQVERFKQFQQQLAGASAEHSTGEIRK
- the mmsB gene encoding 3-hydroxyisobutyrate dehydrogenase — encoded protein: MNPIKHIAFIGLGNMGGPMAANLVKQGFTVTAFDLSAPMLESAVENGCAKADSAHAAIAGADAVVSMLPSGEAVRTLYLGVHGLLQAMDANTLLIDCSTIAANDARQVIAAAGERGIDALDAPVSGGTAAAAAGTLSFMCGGEAAAVARARPVLDAMGANIFHAGPAGSGQVAKICNNMLLAIQMIGTAEALQLGVDNGMDPAVLSEIMGASSGGNWSLEKYNPYPGVMDGVPASRGYQGGFSVALMLKDLGLAMDTAAGSASSTPLGALAKNLYQLHGGDPINRALDFSSIQNLFRRPVGD